The DNA sequence AGACTTGCATGTGGAGCCATGTGGCACAAATACTCATGCCAGCTCATTACAGCATGAGAACAGCAGTTTATTACTCACTAAAGACAGAATGAATGTAGAAAAGGCTGAATTCTGTAATAAAAGCAAACAGCCTGCCTTAGCAAGGAGCCAACAGAGCAGATGGGTCGAAAGTAAGGAAACATGTAATGATAGGCAGACTCCCAGCACAGAGAGAAAGGTACTTCTGAAAGCTGATCCCCTGTGTGGGAGAAGAGAACCGAAGAAGCAGAAACCTCTAGGCTCTGACAGTCCTAGAGATTCCCAAGATGTTCCTTGGATAACACTGAATAGTAGCATACAGAAAGTGAATGAGTGGTTTTCCAGAAGCGATGAAATGTCAACTTCTGATGATGACTCACATGACGGGGGATCTGAATCGAGGACCGAAGTAGCTGGTGCAGTAGAAGTTCCAAACGAAGTGCACGGATGTTCCGGTTCCTCTGAGAAAATAGACTTAATGGCCAGCGAGCCTCAGGATGCTCTGATACGTGAACGCGAAAGAGTCCACACCAAGTCCGTAGAGAGTAACATCGAagataaaatatttgggaaaaccTACCGGAGGAAGGCAAGCCTCCTTAACGTGAGCCACATGAGCGAAGATCTGCTTATAGGAGTGTGTGCTGTAGAACCTCAGACAGTGCAAGCCCACCCCCTCACGAGTAAAGCAAAGCATAAACGGAGAACTACAGCAGGCCTTCATCCTGAGGATTTTATCAAGAAAGTAGATCTGGCCATCGTTCCAAAGACTCCTGAAAAGCTAGTTGAGGGAACCGACCAACTCGAGCGAAGTGGTCACGTGACGAAGATTAGAAATAATGGTCCCGAGGATGAAATAAAAGGTGATTGTGTTCAGACCGAGAGAAATGCTAACCCAACAGAATCCCTGGAAAAAGAATCTGCTTTCAGAAGCAGAGCTGAACCGATAAGCAGCAGTATAACCAAGATGGAACTGGAATTAAATAGCTCCGGTTTGAAAGCCCTTAAGAAGAACAGGCTGCGGAGGAAGTCCTCCACCAGGCACGGCTGTGCGCTTGAATTCGTAGTCAGTCGAAATCCAAGCCCGCCTGATCGCAGTGAACTGCAGATCGATAGCTGTTCTAGCAGTGAGGAGATGAAGAAAGAACCTGCGGACCAGATGCCAGTCAGACGCAGCAAAACGCTTCAGCTCCTGGAAGAGGAAGAACCTGCAGCTGGACCCAAGAAGGGCAGGAAGCCAGGTGAACAGATACATAAGAGACTTGCCAGTCATGCTTTTCCAGAGCTGAGTTTAACAAACGTACCGGGGTGCTTTGCTAACTGTTCAAGTTCTAATAAACCTCAAGAGTCTGTCCACCCTAGCATCCGAAGAGAAGACATAGAAGAGAGCCGAAGAACGACTCAAGTGTCTGGTAGTACCAGAGATCCCAAAGAGCTGCTACTGAGTGGAGGAAGAGGTTTGCAAATTGAAAGATCTGTAGAGAATACCAGTGTTTCCTTGGTACCTGATACGGATTGTGGCACTCAGGACAGTATCTCGTTGCTGGAAGCCGACACCTTAAGGAAGGCAAAAACTGCACCAAATCAACGTGCGAGTCTGTGCACAGTAATTGAACACCCCAAGGAAACTATCCACAGTCATTCTAAAGATACTAGAAACGGCCCAGAAGGCTTTGCGGATCCACTGACGTGCGAAGATAACCACACCCAGGAGACAAGCATAGAAATGGAAGAGAGTGAACTTGATACACAGTATTTACGCAACACGTTCAAGGTTTCAAACCGTCAGTCATTTGCTCTGTTTTCAAATCCAAGAGATCCAGAAAACGACTGTGCAATGGTCTATGCCCACTCTGGGGCCTTAAGGAAACAAAGTCCAAAAGTCACTCCTGAATGTGGACAAAAAGAAGAGAATCAGGGAAGGCAAGAGTCTGAAATCAAGCATGCGCAGGCAGTTCCTGCAATGGCGGGCTTTTCTGCAGTTATTCAGGAAGCTCAGAAGCCAGAAGATTATGCCAAATGTAGCCTCAAAGGAGGCTCTAACCTTTGTCAGTCATCTCAGTTCAGAGGCAAGGAAACTGAACTCCTTATTGCAAATAACTGTGGATTTTCCCAAAATCCTTATCATATACCACCACTTCCTCCCATCAGATCAGGTATTAAAACTCTTTGTAACAAAAACCTGTCAGAAGAAAGGTTTGAGCAGCATTCAATGTCACCAGAAAGAGCAGTGGGAAATGAGAGCGTCATTCAGAGTACAGTGAGCACAATTAGCCAAAATAACATCAGAGAAAGCTCGTTGAGAGAAGTCAGCTCAAGCAGTGTTAATGAAGTAGGTTCCAGTACAAACGAAGTAGGCTCTAGTACTAATGAAGTAGGTTCCAGTGGAGAAAACATGCAGGCAGAACTAGGTAGAAACCGGGGACCTCAATTAAATGCTAAGCTCAGGTTAGGTCTTATGCAACCTGAAGTCTGTAACCAAAGCCTTCCTGTAAGAAATTGTAAAGATCcggaaatgaaaaggcaaggagAAAATGAAGGTATAGTTCTGTCAGTTAATGCAGATTTCTCCCCATGTCTAATTTCGGATAACCCCGAACAACCTATGGGAAGTAGTCACGCTTCTCAGGTTTGTTCGGAGACACCCGATGACCTGTTAAATGGTgacaaaataaaggggaaaatcaGCTTTGCTGAAAGTGACGTTAAAGAAAGATCTGCTGTCTTTAGCAAAAATGTCCAGAAAGGAGAATTCAGAAGGAGCCCTAGCCCTTTAGACGATACACATTTGGCCCAGGGGCAGAAAAGAGGGGCCAGGAAATTAGAGTCCTCAGAAGAGAACACGTCTAGTGAGGAGGAAGAGCTTCCCTGCTTCCAACACTTACTATTTGGCAAAGTAGCCAACACACCTTCTCAGGCTACCAGTCACAATGTTGTTGCTGCAGAGGGTCTGTCTAAAAAAACAGAGGAGAACCTAGACTCACAGAAGAGTAGTTTAAGTGACCTCAGTAACCAGGTACCATCAGCAAAAGCATCCCAGGAACATCACCTGAGTGAGGAAACGAGGTGTTCTGGTAGCTTATTCTCTTCACAGTGCAGTGCTTTGGAAGACATGACCGTTAATACAAATACCCAGGATCCTTTCTTGATGTTTGATGCTCCTTCTGAACAAGTGAGGCATCAGTCTGAAAACCTGGATGCTCTGAGTGACAAGGAATTGGTTTCAGATGATGATGAAAGGGAACTTGGTCTGGAAGAAGATAATCACGAAGAACAGAGTGTGGATTCGGACTTAGGTACTGGAACCAGGTTTTTGTGTTTGCCCCCATCCGTTTTCTAGAAATGAGCTAACTGTTGGTGCCTTGTCGGGGAGAACATTTTACAAGTTTCCAAGTGCAACTAAAGTCACTGCTAATTAAACTTTACACATGTTCCTCTAAGGTGCCTTTCCTTAAAAGTGCTTTACCCAGCTGGCACATCTTCTCTGTTTGAATGAGATCTAATTGTTGGCTGACTTGTTTCTGGTTTGCTATTGTTATGATTTCCAAGAGGAAATCTGGGTGTCCCAAAACAAGGAGCGTAATCATTCTGCATAATACAAAAGTGAAGTTTGTCCTGCCAGTAGGAAGACGGGTATGGCCAGTTGTGGTACGTGCTGTTTTTACATCTGAAActatttttatcatcatttaaGGTGAAGTGGCATCCGGGTACCAGAGTGAAACAAGCTTCTCTGAAGACTGTTCGAGATTGTCCTCTCAGAGTGATATTTTAACCACACAGGTGAAAAGTTTGTGTGggtgtgtacgtgtgtatgtCGTGTCCTCTGCATTCAGTAGAGTGCATCCCACATTCTGACATTTGCTCGTatgatccttttttattttttataagattttatttatttatttgacagagatcacaagtaggcagaaagagggggggaagcaggctccccgctgagcagggagccaatgcagggtttgatcccaggaccctgagatcatgacctgagccaaaggcagaggcttaaccctctgagccatccaggcgccctgcttGTATCATCCTTTAGAATCAATGGTCTAAGTGTTGTATGTGGTGCCTCATCTCCTCAAAGTAGATTGTAAGCATCTGAACTGAACTCATGCTGGCTTTCATttcccactcacacacacatacacagcagCTGGCTGAGAACACTCAATCCGAATTTAATGAATAAGCTAAACCTTCAAAACGAATTCTCCCTATAGCAAAAAATATCTATGAAAACACTACTGTACCAAAGAGAGGGATATGGTTATTCTTGAGACCAAAGTGGAGCCTATAGAGTTCTCTTTCTACTGGAGACGATCCGACTTTCGTTGCTTCATGGagattctttttgttctttttcttctaagcTGGTAGTAGTTTGTTCTTTGGTGCCTGTAagtcctcttttttctttaagaaagaaagtacACAATTTTACTTCCTGTATTTCGTGGTCAAGACTATATTGGGGTTACTTACGAACAGGATAAGAGCCtgtcatatcttttttttcttttttttaaagattttatttatttatttgacagagagagagatcacaagtaggcagaaaggcaggcagagagagaggaagggaagcaggccccctgctgagcagagagcccgatgcgggactcgatcccaggaccctgagatcatgacccaagccgaaggcagcggcccaacccactgagccacccaggcgcccgagcctTGTCATATCTTACGGCATTTGATAACATGAATGTTTCAGTACTGCAGAGAGAATAGTCTCAGAAAAGCACTCTATcccagtgtttgtttgtttgtttgttttaatattttatttatttatttgacagagagagacatagtgagagagggaacacaggcaggggagtgggagagggagagaagcggacttcctgctgagcagggagcccaatgcagggcttgatcccaggacctgggggtcatgacctgagccgaaggcagactcttaatgactgagccacccaggcaccccatctatcCCAGCATTTAAAGATTAACACGAACATCTTCACAGAACGGGTAATAGGGAAAATAGAAGactgggaggagaaagaggaagcccTACTTTCTCTGAATATCCTTTTATGCCTTGAATTTTATACCATGTGGATTACCcagtaataattattattaatttataagttcttcattcttctttatatatGTGCACAaaagccttattttttaaaaaatatatttatatcaggtgtgcttgggtggctcagtgggttaagcctctgccttcggctcaggtcatgatcttagggtcctaggatcgaaccctgcatcggcctctctcctcagcaaggagactgcttccccctttctctctgcctgcctctctgcctacttgtgatctctctttctctttccatcaaataaataaataatatttaaaaagaaaaagaaaactcacttaaaaatatatatatatatatatatttatatttatttatttgtttgtttatttatatttatatatttatatcagggtgcctgggtggctcagtcatcatcccagggtccttggattgagccctgcatcaggctccatactcagtgggaatcttgcttctccctctcccactccccctgcttgtattccctctctcactctgtctctctgtcaaataaataaataaaatctttttaaaaaaattatatatctcaTACTCCATGTACTTATATCATAATGTTGTTTTATCTATTGCATTGTTTCCTCCCATGATTCATTTCTAATTAGTATACAGTATTCTGTCTTTTGGAtaagccatgattttttttttaagattttatttatttatttgacacagagagagagatcataactaggcagagaagcaagcagagagagagggagaggcaggctccacgctgagcacagagcccgatgtggggcttgatcccaggatcctgggatcatgatccgagccgaaggcagaggcttaacccactgagccacccaggcgccccggataaGCCATGATTTTTATGACCTGTTGCTGAATATGAGGGTTATGGGCTAAGAGGCACAGTTTGCTATTATGTACAGCATACCTGTATGTAACTTTTATCTggtaatatcttttattttttaagtaatctctacacccaacgtggggctcaaactcacaaccccaagatcaagagtttcatgctctacttactgagccagccaggcgtccctctagCAGTATCTTGATAACTAAATATTTGCCCATGTTCCCAGTGCTTTCCTTAGTGTAAATTCCTAGGACTGAAATGTTTGGTCTTTGATACATATTGTTAAATTGTTCCTCAGAAAGATTGAACAAATCTAAATTCTTCCAGCCCCTGTGGTACTTGATGGTTCCCATTTCCCTGTTCCTTTGCCAACACCAGGTGGTATCCAGTTTTTAAATCTTCTAATTCTTGGCATTGCTGTGAGGACTATAGAAAGAAAGGGCTTGTCTTCTGCTGCCCACAGAGCAGATTCCTCTAGGACTGAAACCTGCTGGAGTCAGGAGGAAACCTCTTCCGTACCTGAGTTGTCACCAGTGTTCTTCCCACCTACAGGATTACCATGGTGACTGAATGAACAAAAAGACCAAGGAGGCCTTTTCTCTGCAACTCCTTGATCCTTTCTGTGTGTGGACTTGGGACTCTGTCGACCTTTCACGAATGCCTTTCACCTTTTTGTGCCTTGTGTTTTAAGGTTGTAGGTCCTGGTTTCTGATTCTGTCCAGCCTCcttgttttttatatttctgatcTTATTTGCAGAGATACGTCTGTTTGTTCAAGATGCATTCTGCAAATTGTTTTTAACAAGCATCTACTCCAAAATAGACTTAAGGTCAGATTTCCTGGCTAACCTAAATCTAGAGTAGCACAGATGCAAAATGATTGCAGTAGGATATTTTCCCTCTATCTGTTTAATCAAACTAAGGAGAAGTATATAGGAGATAGAGAAATCCTAATTTGGTACCATTAGTATCTATTTTTTATCAAAGACTGACtgattatattcattcattcatttctgcattaaacatttactgagtgcttaacTACCTGCTAGGCATTGGGAATACAAAAATGATTAAGGAAGGATTCCTCCCCTCAAAAGGGGTCAGTATTCCACTTCCATATGCTAATGCATTAGCAGTATAAATGAGGTAGTGTACTATAAATGAGGTAGAGTACTATCATCCTGATAGTAGATGTAGATGGGGGGGATTTCTGAAGGAGCCATTTGAGCTGGACCTTGAAGGAGAAGAATTTTTCCAGATagaaaggggaaggaggcagcaagcaaggcaaagacagaggcatgaaatgtccagaaagcaGGGTTGTCCTATGTGACTGGAAAACAGGACATAGGGGTagttgagggaaaaataaaagatcaggGTGTGTAAGGCCTTTTGAATGCTATGCTTAGGAATTTGGACTCTATCCTGAGGGCAGGAATGAGTAATAATGATATATTGTTCAGAAATATTAACTTATCTGAGCAGTGGTATACTACTAAGGTCTTTATGGAAGAAAGAGACATGATAAACATGGCTTTTAAAGAACTTCCACAGTAATGCAGCTGTATTAAAAGAGATCAGAGTAGCATGTTgggaatagaaaagaagaataggGCTAATTCCAGAAACACTtaagaattagaatttaaaaaaaaaaaaagagagaagaaaagcctCTGTAAGCAATTTGGTTTTGGTCTCCCAAATGTATCTGGGCAATTACCTACAGGGGAATTTAGGTTATAAAGTAATTCCTTTGGGAAAATCCAAAGGAATGTTCTCTAATTACAGTTCTCTGGTTactatttttcctgatttttctaaCCTATTTAATGGCCACATGGAGGTTAGATGTGATGGTCGTGCCAGAAGTGACTAATAGGGCTTCTGAAGCTTGTCAGATAGCTGTGTACTCGGTTTCCTGCCAGATTTACAGAGGCAGCCCCAAGGCCAGGGTGTGATCAGCGACAGAACTACCTACAAGCACCACGTGGTGGCAGTGGCCCTGCTGCACACGTTGGTTGCAGGGCGGTCTCAGGGCAGCAGCAGAAACCTTGTGACGCTGGGAATACATTTTCTGGCCATAAAACCTGCAAGCTGTGAACTCGGTGTCGCGGGAGAAAGTAGATGGCTTGTTTTTAGTAGAGGGCAAAGTCATTTGCAAGGATCAGAAGCAACGAAGGGTGAAACAGGCTGTTTCCCTGGGGTTCGCCAGCAGCCATGGATATTCCTTCTAACCGCGCTGAGGAAATATGTGGTTTGGAAagctctctgtcgaataaataaatgacatattaaaaaaaaaaaaaaaacctaagactTAGTAGATTTCTTcttgaaatgaagaaacaaacatcaGAAACCCTGTAAGCAAGAAGAGCCCATTATCTTGAATTGAAAACAGTAACTATCCTTACAGGATTTCCCAGGGCTCTTTCTGCTAGATGATGATGATCTCTAGGTACCCTCTGAGAACAGCAACACTGTGAGGGCTCTAATCCCCAGCATGCCTCCCATATAATAGATTATTTGGTCAGCAAATAATTTTTGAAGGAACAAATAGATAAATCAATGGGTTagctctttgctctctctcttttagagaCTAAATGGTCCAAGAATGGCAGAAAAGGAAGAATCCTCACCAGCCAGAAATCAGACATTATGTGTATGGACTCATCCAAATCCCATAAGAGTCCTACGGTACCAAATCTGTGAAACACAGCCTGTGTAAAATATTAACAGAATCATGCTGATTTTAAATATTGTGTTTGAGTaccttcattgttttcttttgcttcctatctttaaaagaaaataaccagcTTTGAAAGAACATCGCAATAAAGCCAACTCTGTTGGGGAGAGTTTGAGGAACTGATGTAACTCAAAcattattctgaaataatttcatgGGCATTAATTGCAGGAGTGTGGTTGGATTAAAAGGTGTTCAGCCAGAACTTATGATTCCATACTAGGTGGTTTCCATTTCCATGCTAAAATTAATTGGTGTGACATACTTTTGCTCTCTGGCAAGTCGCTAAAAGAGTGTGACTTTCCTGGTGTCATTTCTTGTGTTTACAGCAGAGGGATACCATGCAAGATAACCTGATAAAGCTCCAGCAGGAAATGGCCGAACTGGAAGCTGTGTTAGAGCAGCACGGGAGCCAGCCTTCTCGAAGCTCCCCTTCTCTCGTGGCAGATTCTTGTGCCCCGGAGGATCTGCTCAATCCGGAGCAAAACACATCAGAAAAAGGTTTGTCATACTGGCCAAACTCTGGTATGTTAAGCAGAATTCTTCTCCTCCCTAAGCCTTTATCCTGCTACAAAGTGTGGgccgtgggtgcctgggtggctcagttggtcaaataTCTAACtcttgactttgactcaggtcataatctcagggtcctggcatcaagccccacatctggctccgtgctcagcacagagtctccttgtccctctccctctgctcctccccctgctcatgcttacgctctctcattctctcaaataaataaataaa is a window from the Neovison vison isolate M4711 chromosome 5, ASM_NN_V1, whole genome shotgun sequence genome containing:
- the BRCA1 gene encoding breast cancer type 1 susceptibility protein isoform X3, which translates into the protein MPQNSVEQEEMDLPADRVEEVQNVLNAMQKILECPICLELIKEPVSTKCDHIFCKFCMLKLLNQRKGPSKCPLCKNDITKRSLQESTRFSQLVEELLKIIHAFELDTGLQFANSYNFTKKENNSPEHLKEEVSIIQSMGYRNRAKRLRQNEPENPTLQETSLSVQLSDLGILRSLRTKQQIQPQNKSVYIELGSDSSEDTVNKASYCSVGDDELLQITPQGSRAEASLNPAKKAACEISEDITNSERHQSDNKDLTTTEKHATEKHPEKYQGISVSDLHVEPCGTNTHASSLQHENSSLLLTKDRMNVEKAEFCNKSKQPALARSQQSRWVESKETCNDRQTPSTERKVLLKADPLCGRREPKKQKPLGSDSPRDSQDVPWITLNSSIQKVNEWFSRSDEMSTSDDDSHDGGSESRTEVAGAVEVPNEVHGCSGSSEKIDLMASEPQDALIRERERVHTKSVESNIEDKIFGKTYRRKASLLNVSHMSEDLLIGVCAVEPQTVQAHPLTSKAKHKRRTTAGLHPEDFIKKVDLAIVPKTPEKLVEGTDQLERSGHVTKIRNNGPEDEIKGDCVQTERNANPTESLEKESAFRSRAEPISSSITKMELELNSSGLKALKKNRLRRKSSTRHGCALEFVVSRNPSPPDRSELQIDSCSSSEEMKKEPADQMPVRRSKTLQLLEEEEPAAGPKKGRKPGEQIHKRLASHAFPELSLTNVPGCFANCSSSNKPQESVHPSIRREDIEESRRTTQVSGSTRDPKELLLSGGRGLQIERSVENTSVSLVPDTDCGTQDSISLLEADTLRKAKTAPNQRASLCTVIEHPKETIHSHSKDTRNGPEGFADPLTCEDNHTQETSIEMEESELDTQYLRNTFKVSNRQSFALFSNPRDPENDCAMVYAHSGALRKQSPKVTPECGQKEENQGRQESEIKHAQAVPAMAGFSAVIQEAQKPEDYAKCSLKGGSNLCQSSQFRGKETELLIANNCGFSQNPYHIPPLPPIRSGIKTLCNKNLSEERFEQHSMSPERAVGNESVIQSTVSTISQNNIRESSLREVSSSSVNEVGSSTNEVGSSTNEVGSSGENMQAELGRNRGPQLNAKLRLGLMQPEVCNQSLPVRNCKDPEMKRQGENEGIVLSVNADFSPCLISDNPEQPMGSSHASQVCSETPDDLLNGDKIKGKISFAESDVKERSAVFSKNVQKGEFRRSPSPLDDTHLAQGQKRGARKLESSEENTSSEEEELPCFQHLLFGKVANTPSQATSHNVVAAEGLSKKTEENLDSQKSSLSDLSNQVPSAKASQEHHLSEETRCSGSLFSSQCSALEDMTVNTNTQDPFLMFDAPSEQVRHQSENLDALSDKELVSDDDERELGLEEDNHEEQSVDSDLGEVASGYQSETSFSEDCSRLSSQSDILTTQQRDTMQDNLIKLQQEMAELEAVLEQHGSQPSRSSPSLVADSCAPEDLLNPEQNTSEKVFTSEKSSDYPKSQNPESLSADKYQVSLDSSTGKNKEPGMRRSSPSQSRLLDTRWYVHSCPRSLQDTDCPSQKELIKVVSVDEQQASRSEARDFMEQPYLPRPDLEGTPYLESGISLFDDPESDASTDRAPEPAHVSRMPAATSALKLPQFQVEESAKSTAAVHIANTAGYDKREDSVGREKPEVISSIKRVNRRISMVASGLTPKECMLVHKFARKHHITLTNQISEETTHVIMKTDAEFVCERTLKYFLGIAGGKWVVSYFWVTQSIKERKMLDEHDFEVRGDVVNGRNHQGPKRARESRDRKIFRGLEVCCYGPFTNMPTDQLEWMLRLCGASVVKEPSLFPHSKGAHPVVVVQPDAWAEDSGFHAIGQMCEAPVVTREWVLDSVALYQRQELDTYLIPQIPRAAAHSSQPCV
- the BRCA1 gene encoding breast cancer type 1 susceptibility protein isoform X2; translated protein: MPQNSVEQEEMDLPADRVEEVQNVLNAMQKILECPICLELIKEPVSTKCDHIFCKFCMLKLLNQRKGPSKCPLCKNDITKRSLQESTRFSQLVEELLKIIHAFELDTGLQFANSYNFTKKENNSPEHLKEEVSIIQSMGYRNRAKRLRQNEPENPTLETSLSVQLSDLGILRSLRTKQQIQPQNKSVYIELGSDSSEDTVNKASYCSVGDDELLQITPQGSRAEASLNPAKKAACEISEDITNSERHQSDNKDLTTTEKHATEKHPEKYQGISVSDLHVEPCGTNTHASSLQHENSSLLLTKDRMNVEKAEFCNKSKQPALARSQQSRWVESKETCNDRQTPSTERKVLLKADPLCGRREPKKQKPLGSDSPRDSQDVPWITLNSSIQKVNEWFSRSDEMSTSDDDSHDGGSESRTEVAGAVEVPNEVHGCSGSSEKIDLMASEPQDALIRERERVHTKSVESNIEDKIFGKTYRRKASLLNVSHMSEDLLIGVCAVEPQTVQAHPLTSKAKHKRRTTAGLHPEDFIKKVDLAIVPKTPEKLVEGTDQLERSGHVTKIRNNGPEDEIKGDCVQTERNANPTESLEKESAFRSRAEPISSSITKMELELNSSGLKALKKNRLRRKSSTRHGCALEFVVSRNPSPPDRSELQIDSCSSSEEMKKEPADQMPVRRSKTLQLLEEEEPAAGPKKGRKPGEQIHKRLASHAFPELSLTNVPGCFANCSSSNKPQESVHPSIRREDIEESRRTTQVSGSTRDPKELLLSGGRGLQIERSVENTSVSLVPDTDCGTQDSISLLEADTLRKAKTAPNQRASLCTVIEHPKETIHSHSKDTRNGPEGFADPLTCEDNHTQETSIEMEESELDTQYLRNTFKVSNRQSFALFSNPRDPENDCAMVYAHSGALRKQSPKVTPECGQKEENQGRQESEIKHAQAVPAMAGFSAVIQEAQKPEDYAKCSLKGGSNLCQSSQFRGKETELLIANNCGFSQNPYHIPPLPPIRSGIKTLCNKNLSEERFEQHSMSPERAVGNESVIQSTVSTISQNNIRESSLREVSSSSVNEVGSSTNEVGSSTNEVGSSGENMQAELGRNRGPQLNAKLRLGLMQPEVCNQSLPVRNCKDPEMKRQGENEGIVLSVNADFSPCLISDNPEQPMGSSHASQVCSETPDDLLNGDKIKGKISFAESDVKERSAVFSKNVQKGEFRRSPSPLDDTHLAQGQKRGARKLESSEENTSSEEEELPCFQHLLFGKVANTPSQATSHNVVAAEGLSKKTEENLDSQKSSLSDLSNQVPSAKASQEHHLSEETRCSGSLFSSQCSALEDMTVNTNTQDPFLMFDAPSEQVRHQSENLDALSDKELVSDDDERELGLEEDNHEEQSVDSDLGEVASGYQSETSFSEDCSRLSSQSDILTTQQRDTMQDNLIKLQQEMAELEAVLEQHGSQPSRSSPSLVADSCAPEDLLNPEQNTSEKAVFTSEKSSDYPKSQNPESLSADKYQVSLDSSTGKNKEPGMRRSSPSQSRLLDTRWYVHSCPRSLQDTDCPSQKELIKVVSVDEQQASRSEARDFMEQPYLPRPDLEGTPYLESGISLFDDPESDASTDRAPEPAHVSRMPAATSALKLPQFQVEESAKSTAAVHIANTAGYDKREDSVGREKPEVISSIKRVNRRISMVASGLTPKECMLVHKFARKHHITLTNQISEETTHVIMKTDAEFVCERTLKYFLGIAGGKWVVSYFWVTQSIKERKMLDEHDFEVRGDVVNGRNHQGPKRARESRDRKIFRGLEVCCYGPFTNMPTDQLEWMLRLCGASVVKEPSLFPHSKGAHPVVVVQPDAWAEDSGFHAIGQMCEAPVVTREWVLDSVALYQRQELDTYLIPQIPRAAAHSSQPCV
- the BRCA1 gene encoding breast cancer type 1 susceptibility protein isoform X1; protein product: MPQNSVEQEEMDLPADRVEEVQNVLNAMQKILECPICLELIKEPVSTKCDHIFCKFCMLKLLNQRKGPSKCPLCKNDITKRSLQESTRFSQLVEELLKIIHAFELDTGLQFANSYNFTKKENNSPEHLKEEVSIIQSMGYRNRAKRLRQNEPENPTLQETSLSVQLSDLGILRSLRTKQQIQPQNKSVYIELGSDSSEDTVNKASYCSVGDDELLQITPQGSRAEASLNPAKKAACEISEDITNSERHQSDNKDLTTTEKHATEKHPEKYQGISVSDLHVEPCGTNTHASSLQHENSSLLLTKDRMNVEKAEFCNKSKQPALARSQQSRWVESKETCNDRQTPSTERKVLLKADPLCGRREPKKQKPLGSDSPRDSQDVPWITLNSSIQKVNEWFSRSDEMSTSDDDSHDGGSESRTEVAGAVEVPNEVHGCSGSSEKIDLMASEPQDALIRERERVHTKSVESNIEDKIFGKTYRRKASLLNVSHMSEDLLIGVCAVEPQTVQAHPLTSKAKHKRRTTAGLHPEDFIKKVDLAIVPKTPEKLVEGTDQLERSGHVTKIRNNGPEDEIKGDCVQTERNANPTESLEKESAFRSRAEPISSSITKMELELNSSGLKALKKNRLRRKSSTRHGCALEFVVSRNPSPPDRSELQIDSCSSSEEMKKEPADQMPVRRSKTLQLLEEEEPAAGPKKGRKPGEQIHKRLASHAFPELSLTNVPGCFANCSSSNKPQESVHPSIRREDIEESRRTTQVSGSTRDPKELLLSGGRGLQIERSVENTSVSLVPDTDCGTQDSISLLEADTLRKAKTAPNQRASLCTVIEHPKETIHSHSKDTRNGPEGFADPLTCEDNHTQETSIEMEESELDTQYLRNTFKVSNRQSFALFSNPRDPENDCAMVYAHSGALRKQSPKVTPECGQKEENQGRQESEIKHAQAVPAMAGFSAVIQEAQKPEDYAKCSLKGGSNLCQSSQFRGKETELLIANNCGFSQNPYHIPPLPPIRSGIKTLCNKNLSEERFEQHSMSPERAVGNESVIQSTVSTISQNNIRESSLREVSSSSVNEVGSSTNEVGSSTNEVGSSGENMQAELGRNRGPQLNAKLRLGLMQPEVCNQSLPVRNCKDPEMKRQGENEGIVLSVNADFSPCLISDNPEQPMGSSHASQVCSETPDDLLNGDKIKGKISFAESDVKERSAVFSKNVQKGEFRRSPSPLDDTHLAQGQKRGARKLESSEENTSSEEEELPCFQHLLFGKVANTPSQATSHNVVAAEGLSKKTEENLDSQKSSLSDLSNQVPSAKASQEHHLSEETRCSGSLFSSQCSALEDMTVNTNTQDPFLMFDAPSEQVRHQSENLDALSDKELVSDDDERELGLEEDNHEEQSVDSDLGEVASGYQSETSFSEDCSRLSSQSDILTTQQRDTMQDNLIKLQQEMAELEAVLEQHGSQPSRSSPSLVADSCAPEDLLNPEQNTSEKAVFTSEKSSDYPKSQNPESLSADKYQVSLDSSTGKNKEPGMRRSSPSQSRLLDTRWYVHSCPRSLQDTDCPSQKELIKVVSVDEQQASRSEARDFMEQPYLPRPDLEGTPYLESGISLFDDPESDASTDRAPEPAHVSRMPAATSALKLPQFQVEESAKSTAAVHIANTAGYDKREDSVGREKPEVISSIKRVNRRISMVASGLTPKECMLVHKFARKHHITLTNQISEETTHVIMKTDAEFVCERTLKYFLGIAGGKWVVSYFWVTQSIKERKMLDEHDFEVRGDVVNGRNHQGPKRARESRDRKIFRGLEVCCYGPFTNMPTDQLEWMLRLCGASVVKEPSLFPHSKGAHPVVVVQPDAWAEDSGFHAIGQMCEAPVVTREWVLDSVALYQRQELDTYLIPQIPRAAAHSSQPCV